Proteins co-encoded in one Paracrocinitomix mangrovi genomic window:
- the gldC gene encoding gliding motility protein GldC yields MSKKSQIKIEVETNENNVPETIQWSAEDGGVDEAKAKAMVLALWDENDQNTMRIDLWTKDMTVDEMKQFFHQTLLTMADTFERATGEHNITEDLRDYCHHFADKMNILPPLS; encoded by the coding sequence ATGAGTAAGAAGTCGCAGATTAAAATAGAAGTTGAAACAAACGAGAATAATGTTCCTGAAACCATTCAATGGAGTGCAGAAGATGGGGGAGTAGATGAAGCAAAAGCAAAAGCAATGGTATTGGCTTTGTGGGATGAGAATGATCAAAACACCATGCGTATAGATTTATGGACCAAGGACATGACTGTTGATGAGATGAAACAATTTTTTCATCAAACTTTATTGACAATGGCGGACACTTTTGAAAGAGCAACCGGTGAACACAATATCACTGAAGATTTAAGAGACTACTGTCATCATTTTGCAGACAAGATGAACATCTTACCTCCTTTGAGTTAA